The following proteins are co-located in the Podarcis raffonei isolate rPodRaf1 chromosome 5, rPodRaf1.pri, whole genome shotgun sequence genome:
- the TRPM2 gene encoding transient receptor potential cation channel subfamily M member 2 isoform X15, translating into MAGPGRRIRTLPTDLNKVCPDEGDGYPVYPRSYYDLDVVPNLRRSNSAFSKNKKRAHFNSGANEKENLSTWIPENIRKKECVYFIEGSQMSDSGKVVCECGYLREQHLEEAIKPTMFQGKEWDPRRHVQEVPTDAFGDLSFTTVGQKAGKFVRVSSNTPPSVIYQLMTQHWGLDIPNLLISVTGGAKNFNMKLRLKNIFRRGLVKVAQTTGAWIITGGSHAGVMKQVGEAVRDFSMSSNYKGEIITIGIATWGTVHNRSSLICPMTLMTDEEG; encoded by the exons ATGGCTGGGCCAGGCAGGCGAATCAGAACACTCCCTACGGATCTGAATAAGGTCTGCCCTGATGAAGGAGATGGCTATCCTGTGTATCCTAGGAGCTACTATGACCTTGATGTGGTCCCTAATCTCAGACGAAGTAACAGCGCCTTTAGTAAGAACAAGAAGAGGGCTCATTTTAACTCTGGTGCCAATGAAAAG GAAAATCTCAGCACATGGATCCCTGAAAACATACGGAAAAAAGAATGTGTCTATTTTATTGAAGGTTCCCAAATGTCAGATTCTGG gaaagtagtgtgtgagtgtggctATCTCAGGGAGCAGCACTTGGAGGAGGCCATAAAGCCTACCATGTTTCAGGGGAAAGAATGGGATCCCAGAAGACATGTCCAGGAAGTGCCAACAGATGCTTTTGGGGATCTCAGCTTCACAACCgtggggcagaaagcagggaag TTTGTGCGTGTCTCCTCTAATACCCCCCCAAGCGTAATTTACCAGCTGATGACGCAGCACTGGGGACTTGATATACCCAACCTCTTAATATCTGTGACAGGAGGAGCTAAAAACTTCAACATGAAGCTGAGACTGAAAAACATATTCCGGAGGGGGCTTGTTAAAGTAGCGCAGACAACAG GTGCCTGGATCATCACTGGTGGTTCTCATGCTGGCGTGATGAAGCAAGTTGGAGAAGCAGTACGGGACTTCAGCATGAGCAGCAACTATAAAGGAGAGATTATCACCATTGGCATTGCAACATGGGGGACAGTACACAACCGGAGTAGCCTCATCTGCCCTATG actCTGATGACAGATGAAGAAGGATGA
- the TRPM2 gene encoding transient receptor potential cation channel subfamily M member 2 isoform X13, translating into MAGPGRRIRTLPTDLNKVCPDEGDGYPVYPRSYYDLDVVPNLRRSNSAFSKNKKRAHFNSGANEKENLSTWIPENIRKKECVYFIEGSQMSDSGKVVCECGYLREQHLEEAIKPTMFQGKEWDPRRHVQEVPTDAFGDLSFTTVGQKAGKFVRVSSNTPPSVIYQLMTQHWGLDIPNLLISVTGGAKNFNMKLRLKNIFRRGLVKVAQTTGAWIITGGSHAGVMKQVGEAVRDFSMSSNYKGEIITIGIATWGTVHNRSSLICPMGSFPAEYVLDEETQGNLSCLDSNHSHFILVDDGTHGKYGVEIPLRTRLEKFISEQTKVKEGVAIKIPIVCVVLEGGPGTLDTIYNAITNGTPCVIVEGSGRVADVIAQVANLPISQISISLIQKKLSIFFKESYEQFTESKIVEWTKKIQDIVRNRQLLTIFREGKDGQQDVDVAILQAMLKASRYRDHLGHENWDHQLKLAVAWNRVDIARSEIFTDDHEWKGSMLWKDSYYWLLVHPSLHAREEAAVSHQHQ; encoded by the exons ATGGCTGGGCCAGGCAGGCGAATCAGAACACTCCCTACGGATCTGAATAAGGTCTGCCCTGATGAAGGAGATGGCTATCCTGTGTATCCTAGGAGCTACTATGACCTTGATGTGGTCCCTAATCTCAGACGAAGTAACAGCGCCTTTAGTAAGAACAAGAAGAGGGCTCATTTTAACTCTGGTGCCAATGAAAAG GAAAATCTCAGCACATGGATCCCTGAAAACATACGGAAAAAAGAATGTGTCTATTTTATTGAAGGTTCCCAAATGTCAGATTCTGG gaaagtagtgtgtgagtgtggctATCTCAGGGAGCAGCACTTGGAGGAGGCCATAAAGCCTACCATGTTTCAGGGGAAAGAATGGGATCCCAGAAGACATGTCCAGGAAGTGCCAACAGATGCTTTTGGGGATCTCAGCTTCACAACCgtggggcagaaagcagggaag TTTGTGCGTGTCTCCTCTAATACCCCCCCAAGCGTAATTTACCAGCTGATGACGCAGCACTGGGGACTTGATATACCCAACCTCTTAATATCTGTGACAGGAGGAGCTAAAAACTTCAACATGAAGCTGAGACTGAAAAACATATTCCGGAGGGGGCTTGTTAAAGTAGCGCAGACAACAG GTGCCTGGATCATCACTGGTGGTTCTCATGCTGGCGTGATGAAGCAAGTTGGAGAAGCAGTACGGGACTTCAGCATGAGCAGCAACTATAAAGGAGAGATTATCACCATTGGCATTGCAACATGGGGGACAGTACACAACCGGAGTAGCCTCATCTGCCCTATG GGTAGCTTCCCGGCTGAATATGTGCTGGATGAGGAGACTCAAGGGAACCTCTCTTGCCTGGACAGTAATCACTCACACTTCATCCTAGTCGATGATGGGACACATGGGAAATATGGTGTGGAGATCCCCTTGAGGACCAGACTTGAGAAGTTCATTTCGGAGCAAACGAAGGTGAAAGAAG GAGTTGCCATTAAAATACCAATCGTTTGTGTAGTACTCGAGGGTGGCCCTGGGACTCTTGAT ACCATCTACAATGCAATTACCAATGGCACCCCCTGTGTGATTGTGGAAGGCTCAGGACGGGTGGCTGATGTCATTGCTCAAGTGGCTAATCTGCCCATCTCCCAAATAAGCATCTCCCTCATTCAGAAAAAACTGAGCATATTCTTCAAAGAGAGCTATGAGCAGTTTACTGAGAGTAAGATTGTGGAATGGACCAAAAAG ATCCAAGATATTGTGCGCAACAGGCAGCTCTTGACCATCTTCAGGGAAGGCAAAGATGGACAACAGGATGTCGATGTAGCCATTCTTCAAGCAATGCTCAAAG CCTCTCGATACAGAGATCACTTAGGCCATGAAAACTGggaccaccagctgaagcttgCAGTGGCATGGAACAGGGTGGATATTGCCCGGAGTGAGATTTTCACTGATGATCATGAGTGGAAG GGTAGCATGCTGTGGAAAGACTCTTACTATTGGCTTCTCGTGCATCCATCACTCCATGCTAGAGAGGAAGCGGCTGTGTCCCATCAGCATCAGTGA
- the TRPM2 gene encoding transient receptor potential cation channel subfamily M member 2 isoform X10, with translation MAGPGRRIRTLPTDLNKVCPDEGDGYPVYPRSYYDLDVVPNLRRSNSAFSKNKKRAHFNSGANEKENLSTWIPENIRKKECVYFIEGSQMSDSGKVVCECGYLREQHLEEAIKPTMFQGKEWDPRRHVQEVPTDAFGDLSFTTVGQKAGKFVRVSSNTPPSVIYQLMTQHWGLDIPNLLISVTGGAKNFNMKLRLKNIFRRGLVKVAQTTGAWIITGGSHAGVMKQVGEAVRDFSMSSNYKGEIITIGIATWGTVHNRSSLICPMGSFPAEYVLDEETQGNLSCLDSNHSHFILVDDGTHGKYGVEIPLRTRLEKFISEQTKVKEGVAIKIPIVCVVLEGGPGTLDTIYNAITNGTPCVIVEGSGRVADVIAQVANLPISQISISLIQKKLSIFFKESYEQFTESKIVEWTKKIQDIVRNRQLLTIFREGKDGQQDVDVAILQAMLKASRYRDHLGHENWDHQLKLAVAWNRVDIARSEIFTDDHEWKPSDLHPMMAAALIANKPDFVKLFLEQGVRLKEFVTWDTLIYLYENMANSSVFHTKLQKVLMEEKERSAFSKVPRVQMHHVSQVLRELLGDFTQQLYPKPKNTERHRLSIAVPHIKLNVQGVSLRSLYKRSAGRVTFTMDPIRDLLIWAIVQNRKELADIIWTQMLLLL, from the exons ATGGCTGGGCCAGGCAGGCGAATCAGAACACTCCCTACGGATCTGAATAAGGTCTGCCCTGATGAAGGAGATGGCTATCCTGTGTATCCTAGGAGCTACTATGACCTTGATGTGGTCCCTAATCTCAGACGAAGTAACAGCGCCTTTAGTAAGAACAAGAAGAGGGCTCATTTTAACTCTGGTGCCAATGAAAAG GAAAATCTCAGCACATGGATCCCTGAAAACATACGGAAAAAAGAATGTGTCTATTTTATTGAAGGTTCCCAAATGTCAGATTCTGG gaaagtagtgtgtgagtgtggctATCTCAGGGAGCAGCACTTGGAGGAGGCCATAAAGCCTACCATGTTTCAGGGGAAAGAATGGGATCCCAGAAGACATGTCCAGGAAGTGCCAACAGATGCTTTTGGGGATCTCAGCTTCACAACCgtggggcagaaagcagggaag TTTGTGCGTGTCTCCTCTAATACCCCCCCAAGCGTAATTTACCAGCTGATGACGCAGCACTGGGGACTTGATATACCCAACCTCTTAATATCTGTGACAGGAGGAGCTAAAAACTTCAACATGAAGCTGAGACTGAAAAACATATTCCGGAGGGGGCTTGTTAAAGTAGCGCAGACAACAG GTGCCTGGATCATCACTGGTGGTTCTCATGCTGGCGTGATGAAGCAAGTTGGAGAAGCAGTACGGGACTTCAGCATGAGCAGCAACTATAAAGGAGAGATTATCACCATTGGCATTGCAACATGGGGGACAGTACACAACCGGAGTAGCCTCATCTGCCCTATG GGTAGCTTCCCGGCTGAATATGTGCTGGATGAGGAGACTCAAGGGAACCTCTCTTGCCTGGACAGTAATCACTCACACTTCATCCTAGTCGATGATGGGACACATGGGAAATATGGTGTGGAGATCCCCTTGAGGACCAGACTTGAGAAGTTCATTTCGGAGCAAACGAAGGTGAAAGAAG GAGTTGCCATTAAAATACCAATCGTTTGTGTAGTACTCGAGGGTGGCCCTGGGACTCTTGAT ACCATCTACAATGCAATTACCAATGGCACCCCCTGTGTGATTGTGGAAGGCTCAGGACGGGTGGCTGATGTCATTGCTCAAGTGGCTAATCTGCCCATCTCCCAAATAAGCATCTCCCTCATTCAGAAAAAACTGAGCATATTCTTCAAAGAGAGCTATGAGCAGTTTACTGAGAGTAAGATTGTGGAATGGACCAAAAAG ATCCAAGATATTGTGCGCAACAGGCAGCTCTTGACCATCTTCAGGGAAGGCAAAGATGGACAACAGGATGTCGATGTAGCCATTCTTCAAGCAATGCTCAAAG CCTCTCGATACAGAGATCACTTAGGCCATGAAAACTGggaccaccagctgaagcttgCAGTGGCATGGAACAGGGTGGATATTGCCCGGAGTGAGATTTTCACTGATGATCATGAGTGGAAG CCCTCTGATCTGCACCCAATGATGGCTGCTGCCCTCATAGCCAACAAGCCAGATTTTGTCAAGCTGTTTCTTGAGCAAGGTGTGCGCCTGAAGGAGTTTGTTACCTGGGACACCCTGATCTACCTCTATGAAAACATGGCAAACTCCAGCGTCTTCCACACAAAGCTACAGAAGGTGTTAATGGAAGAGAAGGAGCGCTCAGCTTTCTCCAAAGTGCCAAGAGTCCAAATGCACCATGTGTCCCAGGTGctgagggagctgttgggagattTCACTCAGCAGCTCTACCCTAAGCCGAAGAACACTGAGAGACATCGGCTCTCTATCGCTGTGCCCCATATCAAGCTCAAT GTACAAGGGGTTAGTCTCCGATCCCTGTACAAGCGTTCTGCTGGCCGAGTCACATTCACAATGGATCCCATTAGGGACTTGCTCATTTGGGCAATTGTCCAAAACCGCAAGGAACTGGCTGACATCATCTGGACCCAG atGCTGTTACTCCTGTGA
- the TRPM2 gene encoding transient receptor potential cation channel subfamily M member 2 isoform X12: protein MAGPGRRIRTLPTDLNKVCPDEGDGYPVYPRSYYDLDVVPNLRRSNSAFSKNKKRAHFNSGANEKENLSTWIPENIRKKECVYFIEGSQMSDSGKVVCECGYLREQHLEEAIKPTMFQGKEWDPRRHVQEVPTDAFGDLSFTTVGQKAGKFVRVSSNTPPSVIYQLMTQHWGLDIPNLLISVTGGAKNFNMKLRLKNIFRRGLVKVAQTTGAWIITGGSHAGVMKQVGEAVRDFSMSSNYKGEIITIGIATWGTVHNRSSLICPMGSFPAEYVLDEETQGNLSCLDSNHSHFILVDDGTHGKYGVEIPLRTRLEKFISEQTKVKEGVAIKIPIVCVVLEGGPGTLDTIYNAITNGTPCVIVEGSGRVADVIAQVANLPISQISISLIQKKLSIFFKESYEQFTESKIVEWTKKIQDIVRNRQLLTIFREGKDGQQDVDVAILQAMLKASRYRDHLGHENWDHQLKLAVAWNRVDIARSEIFTDDHEWKGSMLWKDSYYWLLVHPSLHAREEAAVSHQHHPLICTQ, encoded by the exons ATGGCTGGGCCAGGCAGGCGAATCAGAACACTCCCTACGGATCTGAATAAGGTCTGCCCTGATGAAGGAGATGGCTATCCTGTGTATCCTAGGAGCTACTATGACCTTGATGTGGTCCCTAATCTCAGACGAAGTAACAGCGCCTTTAGTAAGAACAAGAAGAGGGCTCATTTTAACTCTGGTGCCAATGAAAAG GAAAATCTCAGCACATGGATCCCTGAAAACATACGGAAAAAAGAATGTGTCTATTTTATTGAAGGTTCCCAAATGTCAGATTCTGG gaaagtagtgtgtgagtgtggctATCTCAGGGAGCAGCACTTGGAGGAGGCCATAAAGCCTACCATGTTTCAGGGGAAAGAATGGGATCCCAGAAGACATGTCCAGGAAGTGCCAACAGATGCTTTTGGGGATCTCAGCTTCACAACCgtggggcagaaagcagggaag TTTGTGCGTGTCTCCTCTAATACCCCCCCAAGCGTAATTTACCAGCTGATGACGCAGCACTGGGGACTTGATATACCCAACCTCTTAATATCTGTGACAGGAGGAGCTAAAAACTTCAACATGAAGCTGAGACTGAAAAACATATTCCGGAGGGGGCTTGTTAAAGTAGCGCAGACAACAG GTGCCTGGATCATCACTGGTGGTTCTCATGCTGGCGTGATGAAGCAAGTTGGAGAAGCAGTACGGGACTTCAGCATGAGCAGCAACTATAAAGGAGAGATTATCACCATTGGCATTGCAACATGGGGGACAGTACACAACCGGAGTAGCCTCATCTGCCCTATG GGTAGCTTCCCGGCTGAATATGTGCTGGATGAGGAGACTCAAGGGAACCTCTCTTGCCTGGACAGTAATCACTCACACTTCATCCTAGTCGATGATGGGACACATGGGAAATATGGTGTGGAGATCCCCTTGAGGACCAGACTTGAGAAGTTCATTTCGGAGCAAACGAAGGTGAAAGAAG GAGTTGCCATTAAAATACCAATCGTTTGTGTAGTACTCGAGGGTGGCCCTGGGACTCTTGAT ACCATCTACAATGCAATTACCAATGGCACCCCCTGTGTGATTGTGGAAGGCTCAGGACGGGTGGCTGATGTCATTGCTCAAGTGGCTAATCTGCCCATCTCCCAAATAAGCATCTCCCTCATTCAGAAAAAACTGAGCATATTCTTCAAAGAGAGCTATGAGCAGTTTACTGAGAGTAAGATTGTGGAATGGACCAAAAAG ATCCAAGATATTGTGCGCAACAGGCAGCTCTTGACCATCTTCAGGGAAGGCAAAGATGGACAACAGGATGTCGATGTAGCCATTCTTCAAGCAATGCTCAAAG CCTCTCGATACAGAGATCACTTAGGCCATGAAAACTGggaccaccagctgaagcttgCAGTGGCATGGAACAGGGTGGATATTGCCCGGAGTGAGATTTTCACTGATGATCATGAGTGGAAG GGTAGCATGCTGTGGAAAGACTCTTACTATTGGCTTCTCGTGCATCCATCACTCCATGCTAGAGAGGAAGCGGCTGTGTCCCATCAGCATCA CCCTCTGATCTGCACCCAATGA
- the TRPM2 gene encoding transient receptor potential cation channel subfamily M member 2 isoform X11 — MAGPGRRIRTLPTDLNKVCPDEGDGYPVYPRSYYDLDVVPNLRRSNSAFSKNKKRAHFNSGANEKENLSTWIPENIRKKECVYFIEGSQMSDSGKVVCECGYLREQHLEEAIKPTMFQGKEWDPRRHVQEVPTDAFGDLSFTTVGQKAGKFVRVSSNTPPSVIYQLMTQHWGLDIPNLLISVTGGAKNFNMKLRLKNIFRRGLVKVAQTTGAWIITGGSHAGVMKQVGEAVRDFSMSSNYKGEIITIGIATWGTVHNRSSLICPMGSFPAEYVLDEETQGNLSCLDSNHSHFILVDDGTHGKYGVEIPLRTRLEKFISEQTKVKEGVAIKIPIVCVVLEGGPGTLDTIYNAITNGTPCVIVEGSGRVADVIAQVANLPISQISISLIQKKLSIFFKESYEQFTESKIVEWTKKIQDIVRNRQLLTIFREGKDGQQDVDVAILQAMLKASRYRDHLGHENWDHQLKLAVAWNRVDIARSEIFTDDHEWKPSDLHPMMAAALIANKPDFVKLFLEQGVRLKEFVTWDTLIYLYENMANSSVFHTKLQKVLMEEKERSAFSKVPRVQMHHVSQVLRELLGDFTQQLYPKPKNTERHRLSIAVPHIKLNSVCCSSRS; from the exons ATGGCTGGGCCAGGCAGGCGAATCAGAACACTCCCTACGGATCTGAATAAGGTCTGCCCTGATGAAGGAGATGGCTATCCTGTGTATCCTAGGAGCTACTATGACCTTGATGTGGTCCCTAATCTCAGACGAAGTAACAGCGCCTTTAGTAAGAACAAGAAGAGGGCTCATTTTAACTCTGGTGCCAATGAAAAG GAAAATCTCAGCACATGGATCCCTGAAAACATACGGAAAAAAGAATGTGTCTATTTTATTGAAGGTTCCCAAATGTCAGATTCTGG gaaagtagtgtgtgagtgtggctATCTCAGGGAGCAGCACTTGGAGGAGGCCATAAAGCCTACCATGTTTCAGGGGAAAGAATGGGATCCCAGAAGACATGTCCAGGAAGTGCCAACAGATGCTTTTGGGGATCTCAGCTTCACAACCgtggggcagaaagcagggaag TTTGTGCGTGTCTCCTCTAATACCCCCCCAAGCGTAATTTACCAGCTGATGACGCAGCACTGGGGACTTGATATACCCAACCTCTTAATATCTGTGACAGGAGGAGCTAAAAACTTCAACATGAAGCTGAGACTGAAAAACATATTCCGGAGGGGGCTTGTTAAAGTAGCGCAGACAACAG GTGCCTGGATCATCACTGGTGGTTCTCATGCTGGCGTGATGAAGCAAGTTGGAGAAGCAGTACGGGACTTCAGCATGAGCAGCAACTATAAAGGAGAGATTATCACCATTGGCATTGCAACATGGGGGACAGTACACAACCGGAGTAGCCTCATCTGCCCTATG GGTAGCTTCCCGGCTGAATATGTGCTGGATGAGGAGACTCAAGGGAACCTCTCTTGCCTGGACAGTAATCACTCACACTTCATCCTAGTCGATGATGGGACACATGGGAAATATGGTGTGGAGATCCCCTTGAGGACCAGACTTGAGAAGTTCATTTCGGAGCAAACGAAGGTGAAAGAAG GAGTTGCCATTAAAATACCAATCGTTTGTGTAGTACTCGAGGGTGGCCCTGGGACTCTTGAT ACCATCTACAATGCAATTACCAATGGCACCCCCTGTGTGATTGTGGAAGGCTCAGGACGGGTGGCTGATGTCATTGCTCAAGTGGCTAATCTGCCCATCTCCCAAATAAGCATCTCCCTCATTCAGAAAAAACTGAGCATATTCTTCAAAGAGAGCTATGAGCAGTTTACTGAGAGTAAGATTGTGGAATGGACCAAAAAG ATCCAAGATATTGTGCGCAACAGGCAGCTCTTGACCATCTTCAGGGAAGGCAAAGATGGACAACAGGATGTCGATGTAGCCATTCTTCAAGCAATGCTCAAAG CCTCTCGATACAGAGATCACTTAGGCCATGAAAACTGggaccaccagctgaagcttgCAGTGGCATGGAACAGGGTGGATATTGCCCGGAGTGAGATTTTCACTGATGATCATGAGTGGAAG CCCTCTGATCTGCACCCAATGATGGCTGCTGCCCTCATAGCCAACAAGCCAGATTTTGTCAAGCTGTTTCTTGAGCAAGGTGTGCGCCTGAAGGAGTTTGTTACCTGGGACACCCTGATCTACCTCTATGAAAACATGGCAAACTCCAGCGTCTTCCACACAAAGCTACAGAAGGTGTTAATGGAAGAGAAGGAGCGCTCAGCTTTCTCCAAAGTGCCAAGAGTCCAAATGCACCATGTGTCCCAGGTGctgagggagctgttgggagattTCACTCAGCAGCTCTACCCTAAGCCGAAGAACACTGAGAGACATCGGCTCTCTATCGCTGTGCCCCATATCAAGCTCAAT TCAGTTTGCTGTAGCAGCAGAAGCTGA